One genomic window of Carassius gibelio isolate Cgi1373 ecotype wild population from Czech Republic chromosome A10, carGib1.2-hapl.c, whole genome shotgun sequence includes the following:
- the LOC128020736 gene encoding alpha-2B adrenergic receptor has protein sequence MTTMPPSHVTFCNSSPTYSSEATAAFATVMTLIMLFTIFGNILVIIAVLKCRSLRGPQNLFLVSLAAADILVATLIIPFSLANELMGCWYFEAFWCEIILALDVFFCTSSIIHLCAISLDRYLSISRPVKYASQRTPYKIKWAIFVVWLISAAISFPPLVSMNKTQQSEYGPEPQCKLNEHRWYILYSSIGSFFAPCLIMILVYIRIYQIAKRHSRCPPGEPRKDCAGCDSLGREMQNGKNQRGDVPENVPNVPSAAASRSDSINQFQPPGESGQKMSHSRRCKDNEDSSSSGSDVGVVGGHHSNRTASNMRALEPSYQTSSPTQTYHNFIATSKGSQLASSIMKPTGTLNARRKTLIVREKRFTFVLAVVIGVFVVCWFPFFFSYSLQAICPKACELPKPLFKFFFWIGYCNSALNPLIYTIFNRDFRKAFKKILCKKYNDCSF, from the coding sequence ATGACTACGATGCCGCCTTCACATGTAACCTTTTGTAATTCCAGTCCTACTTATTCCTCTGAAGCCACGGCTGCGTTTGCCACCGTGATGACACTCATCATGCTCTTCACCATCTTTGGGAACATCCTGGTGATCATTGCTGTCCTGAAATGCCGCTCTTTGCGTGGACCTCAGAACCTGTTTCTGGTGTCCCTGGCTGCGGCGGACATCCTGGTGGCCACATTGATCATCCCTTTCTCCTTGGCCAATGAGCTGATGGGCTGCTGGTACTTCGAGGCCTTTTGGTGTGAGATCATCTTAGCTCTGGATGTGTTCTTCTGCACATCTTCCATCATACACCTGTGCGCCATCAGCCTGGACCGCTACCTGTCCATCTCCCGGCCGGTGAAGTATGCATCCCAACGCACCCCTTACAAGATCAAGTGGGCCATATTTGTGGTGTGGCTCATCTCTGCAGCCATCTCTTTCCCCCCGCTGGTCTCCATGAACAAGACCCAGCAGTCGGAGTATGGGCCCGAGCCGCAGTGTAAACTCAATGAGCACCGCTGGTACATCCTGTACTCCTCCATCGGGTCATTCTTCGCCCCGTGCCTCATAATGATTCTGGTGTACATTCGTATCTATCAGATTGCCAAGAGGCACAGTAGATGTCCTCCAGGAGAGCCAAGGAAAGACTGTGCAGGCTGCGATTCTCTGGGACGGGAAATGCAGAATGGGAAAAACCAAAGAGGCGATGTCCCTGAAAATGTCCCGAATGTTCCCAGTGCGGCTGCTTCCAGATCTGACAGCATAAACCAGTTTCAACCACCAGGAGAGAGCGGGCAAAAGATGTCTCACTCAAGGAGGTGCAAGGACAACGAGGACAGTTCGAGCTCTGGCTCTGATGTTGGGGTAGTTGGGGGACATCATTCTAACAGGACAGCCTCTAACATGAGGGCACTGGAGCCTAGCTACCAGACTTCCTCTCCAACCCAAACATACCACAACTTCATCGCAACATCAAAGGGCAGCCAGCTGGCCTCTTCCATCATGAAACCAACAGGAACACTGAACGCCAGGAGGAAAACCCTGATCGTCCGTGAGAAGCGTTTCACATTCGTCCTTGCGGTCGTTATTGGGGTTTTTGTCGTCTGCTGGTTCCCGTTCTTCTTTAGCTATAGCTTGCAGGCCATCTGTCCAAAGGCTTGTGAACTGCCAAAGCCGCTTTTTAAGTTCTTCTTCTGGATTGGCTACTGCAACAGTGCCCTGAACCCACTCATCTACACCATCTTTAACAGGGACTTTCGTAAAGCCTTCAAAAAGATTCTGTGTAAAAAGTATAATGACTGTTCTTTTTGA